From one Rhizobium sp. CIAT894 genomic stretch:
- a CDS encoding DUF983 domain-containing protein has product MSTPTDPAVRYGDGPEVERPVGRSIMRGLMNRCPACGNGKLFRAFLKPVDHCAACGEAMHHQRADDLPPYIVILVLGHVVVGGYMLTDMTFILPVWVHLAIWAPITVVTALASIQPIKGGVIGLQWALRMHGFGGESDDPDDYDIPGRSE; this is encoded by the coding sequence ATGAGCACACCGACCGATCCGGCTGTCCGCTACGGGGATGGGCCCGAGGTCGAGCGCCCGGTCGGGCGCTCCATCATGCGCGGGCTGATGAACCGCTGCCCGGCCTGCGGCAACGGCAAGCTCTTCCGCGCCTTCCTGAAGCCGGTCGATCATTGCGCGGCATGCGGCGAGGCGATGCATCACCAACGCGCCGACGACCTGCCGCCCTATATCGTCATCCTTGTTCTCGGCCACGTCGTGGTCGGCGGCTATATGCTGACCGACATGACTTTCATACTGCCGGTATGGGTGCATCTTGCCATCTGGGCGCCGATCACCGTCGTGACGGCGCTTGCCTCGATCCAGCCGATCAAAGGCGGTGTCATCGGCCTGCAATGGGCGTTGCGCATGCACGGTTTCGGTGGAGAAAGTGACGATCCCGACGATTACGACATCCCGGGCCGATCGGAGTAG
- a CDS encoding MFS transporter has product MSQPRNGTPGDVEEIHWPSLVAAISSISAVGIAIGLGLPLLSIILEKRGISSTLIGLNTAMAGVAAMAAAPITTKLAHKYGVAPTMLWAVLISALSALGFYYAEDFWMWFPLRFAFHGATTTLFILSEFWINAASPPSKRGFVLGIYATVLSLGFAAGPLLFSILGSDGIFPFLIGAGAILLAAIPIFIARDESPILEEKPELHFMRYVFLVPTATAAVFIFGAVEAGGLSLFPVFAVRAHFTESQAALLLTMMGVGNVIFQIPLGLLSDRISDKRPLLAGMALMGFIGSMMLPLLLDNWLLMAGLLLFWGGCVSGLYTVGLSHLGSRLTGSDLAAANAAFVFCYAMGTVAGPQAIGAAIDVAGNNGFAWAIAAFFGLYALLSGIRLMFIRKRT; this is encoded by the coding sequence ATGTCTCAGCCGAGAAACGGCACACCAGGCGATGTCGAGGAAATCCATTGGCCTTCTCTGGTGGCAGCCATCTCGTCGATCTCAGCCGTCGGCATTGCAATCGGCCTCGGGCTCCCGCTTCTCAGCATCATCCTCGAAAAACGCGGCATCTCGTCCACTCTGATCGGGCTCAACACGGCGATGGCCGGGGTCGCGGCAATGGCTGCCGCCCCGATCACCACCAAGCTCGCCCATAAATACGGCGTTGCCCCGACAATGCTCTGGGCCGTGCTGATTTCGGCGCTGAGTGCACTCGGTTTTTATTATGCCGAGGATTTCTGGATGTGGTTTCCGCTGCGTTTCGCCTTCCATGGCGCGACGACGACGCTGTTCATCCTCTCGGAATTCTGGATCAACGCCGCTTCGCCGCCTTCCAAACGCGGCTTCGTGCTCGGCATCTATGCGACCGTGCTGTCGCTCGGCTTTGCGGCCGGGCCGCTGCTGTTTTCGATCCTCGGCAGCGACGGCATCTTTCCCTTCCTGATCGGCGCCGGCGCCATCCTGCTTGCCGCCATTCCGATCTTCATCGCCCGCGACGAAAGCCCGATACTCGAGGAAAAACCGGAGCTGCATTTCATGCGCTACGTTTTCCTGGTGCCGACGGCAACGGCGGCGGTCTTCATCTTCGGCGCGGTCGAAGCGGGCGGCCTTTCGCTTTTCCCGGTCTTTGCCGTGCGCGCGCATTTCACCGAATCGCAGGCAGCCCTTCTGCTGACCATGATGGGCGTCGGCAACGTCATCTTCCAGATCCCGCTCGGCCTGCTTTCCGACCGCATCTCCGACAAGCGGCCGCTTCTGGCCGGCATGGCGCTGATGGGATTCATCGGCTCGATGATGCTGCCCTTGCTGCTCGACAACTGGCTGCTGATGGCCGGGCTGCTGCTCTTCTGGGGCGGCTGTGTGTCCGGCCTCTACACGGTCGGCCTCAGCCATCTCGGCTCGCGGCTGACGGGCTCCGACCTTGCCGCCGCCAATGCCGCCTTCGTCTTCTGTTATGCAATGGGAACGGTGGCCGGCCCGCAGGCGATCGGCGCGGCGATCGATGTCGCTGGAAATAACGGGTTTGCCTGGGCGATTGCCGCCTTCTTCGGCCTTTACGCCCTACTTTCCGGCATCAGACTGATGTTCATTCGAAAACGGACTTGA
- a CDS encoding PleD family two-component system response regulator encodes MTARILVVDDIPANVKLLEARLLAEYFDVMTAADGYTALAICERNQVDLILLDIMMPGIDGFEVCERLKASQKTAHIPVVMVTALDQPADRVRGLKAGADDFLTKPVNDLQLISRVKSLLRLKTLSDELRIRADTAHTMGIDDLARSGEGRADETAQVLLVDGRANSQERLIKALKPVADVLALSDPQAALFEAAESAFDLVIVNANFDDYDPLRLCSQLRSLERTRFLPILIITEQGADEMVVRALDLGVNDYIIRPVDPNELVARSLTQIRRKRYNDRLRASVKQTIELAVTDPLTGLYNRRYLDNHLNVLFNRSMARGRPLSVLITDIDRFKQVNDTFGHDGGDEVLREFASRVRSTIRGADLACRYGGEEFVVVMPDTSPEIAATVAERLRAAVESTPFMLKRAGEALNVTASFGIASRIAAVLTPDQLMKQADLALYEAKNTGRNRVVAAAA; translated from the coding sequence ATGACTGCGCGAATACTGGTGGTTGACGATATTCCGGCCAACGTGAAGCTGCTCGAAGCGCGGCTGCTTGCCGAATATTTCGACGTGATGACCGCGGCCGACGGCTACACGGCGCTGGCGATCTGCGAGCGCAACCAGGTCGATCTCATTCTGCTCGACATCATGATGCCTGGCATAGACGGTTTCGAGGTCTGCGAGCGGCTGAAGGCCAGCCAGAAGACCGCGCATATCCCGGTCGTCATGGTCACCGCGCTCGACCAGCCGGCCGATCGCGTGCGCGGTCTGAAGGCCGGCGCCGACGATTTCCTCACCAAGCCGGTCAACGATCTGCAGCTGATCTCGCGGGTGAAGAGCCTGCTGCGGTTGAAGACGCTGAGCGATGAGCTGCGCATCCGCGCCGACACCGCCCATACGATGGGCATCGACGACCTCGCGCGCTCAGGCGAGGGCCGTGCCGACGAGACCGCTCAGGTGCTGCTCGTCGACGGCCGCGCCAATTCACAGGAGCGTCTCATCAAGGCGCTGAAGCCCGTCGCCGACGTGCTTGCCCTCTCCGATCCGCAGGCCGCTCTGTTCGAGGCGGCCGAAAGCGCGTTCGATCTCGTCATCGTCAACGCCAATTTCGACGATTACGATCCGCTTCGCCTCTGCTCGCAGCTGCGCTCGCTGGAGCGCACGCGCTTTCTGCCGATCCTGATCATCACCGAGCAGGGCGCCGACGAGATGGTCGTGCGCGCGCTCGATCTCGGCGTCAACGATTACATCATCCGCCCGGTCGATCCCAACGAACTGGTTGCCCGCAGCCTGACGCAGATCCGCCGCAAGCGCTACAACGACCGCCTGCGAGCCAGCGTCAAGCAGACGATCGAGCTTGCCGTCACCGATCCGCTGACCGGCCTCTACAACAGGCGCTATCTCGACAATCACCTGAACGTGCTGTTCAACCGTTCGATGGCGCGGGGCCGGCCGCTTTCGGTGCTGATCACCGATATCGACCGCTTCAAGCAGGTGAACGACACCTTTGGCCATGATGGCGGCGACGAAGTGCTGCGGGAATTTGCAAGCCGCGTCCGTTCGACCATTCGTGGCGCCGACCTCGCCTGCCGCTATGGCGGGGAAGAATTCGTGGTCGTGATGCCCGACACCTCGCCGGAGATCGCCGCCACTGTCGCCGAGCGCTTGCGCGCGGCGGTGGAAAGCACGCCCTTCATGCTGAAACGCGCCGGTGAGGCGCTGAACGTTACCGCGTCCTTCGGCATCGCCTCGCGCATCGCAGCGGTGCTGACGCCGGATCAGCTGATGAAGCAGGCGGATCTCGCCCTTTACGAGGCCAAGAACACCGGCCGCAACCGCGTGGTCGCCGCAGCCGCCTGA
- the rpmG gene encoding 50S ribosomal protein L33: protein MAKATTIKIKLLSTADTGFFYVTTKNSRTMTDKMTKTKYDPIAKKHVEFKETKIK, encoded by the coding sequence ATGGCCAAGGCTACAACAATCAAGATCAAGCTGCTGTCGACAGCCGACACCGGTTTCTTCTACGTCACGACGAAGAACAGCCGTACGATGACGGACAAGATGACGAAGACGAAGTACGACCCGATTGCAAAGAAGCATGTCGAGTTCAAGGAAACCAAGATCAAGTAA
- the topA gene encoding type I DNA topoisomerase, whose product MNVVVVESPAKAKTINKYLGSGYKVLASFGHVRDLPAKDGSVLPDQDFEMLWEVDGASAKRMKDIADAVKSSDGLFLATDPDREGEAISWHVLDMLNKKRVLNGKPVKRVVFNAITKKAVLDAMADPRDIDVPLVDAYLARRALDYLVGFNLSPVLWRKLPGARSAGRVQSVALRLVCDRESEIERFISEEYWNISALLKTPRGDEFEARLVSANGKRLQPRAIGNGEDAGRLKALLDGASYVVDTVEAKPVKRNPGPPFTTSTLQQAASSNLGFSASRTMQIAQKLYEGVDIGGETVGLITYMRTDGVQMAPEAIDAARSAIVDQFGDRYLPEKARFYSTKAKNAQEAHEAIRPTDFYRSPDRVRKFLDADQIRLYDLIWKRGIASQMASAEIERTTAEITADNKGEKAGLRAVGSVIRFDGFIAAYTDQKEDGEQSDDGDEDGRLPEINARETLAKQKINSTQHFTEPPPRYSEASLIKKMEELGIGRPSTYAATLATLRDRDYVTIDKRKLIPQAKGRLVTAFLESFFTKYVEYDFTAALEEKLDRISAGELNWKQVLRDFWKDFFAQIEDTKELRVTNVLDSLNEALAPLVFPKREDGSDPRICQVCGTGNLSLKLGKYGAFVGCSNYPECNYTRQLSSENGGEAEGVALNEPKNLGTDPTTGEELTLRSGRFGPYIQRGDGKEAKRASLPKGWKPEDIDYEKAMALISLPRDIGKHPESGKMISSGIGRYGPFLLHDGSYANLETVEDVFSVGLNRAVTVIAEKANKAPGRGARGTPAALKTLGDHPDGGAITVRDGKYGPYVNWGKVNATLPKGKDPQAITVEEALALITEKAGKAPAGKPAKAKAKPKAAAAETKTTKTAAKPKTTKAKAPAKSKKS is encoded by the coding sequence CAGGATTTCGAAATGCTTTGGGAGGTGGATGGCGCCTCGGCCAAGCGGATGAAGGACATTGCCGACGCGGTGAAATCCTCCGACGGCCTGTTTCTCGCGACCGACCCGGATCGCGAAGGCGAAGCGATTTCCTGGCACGTTCTCGACATGCTGAACAAGAAGCGGGTGCTGAACGGCAAGCCGGTCAAGCGCGTCGTCTTCAATGCGATCACCAAGAAGGCGGTGCTCGACGCCATGGCCGATCCGCGCGACATCGACGTGCCGCTGGTCGACGCCTATCTGGCGCGCCGCGCCCTCGACTATCTCGTCGGCTTCAATCTTTCTCCGGTCCTTTGGCGCAAATTGCCCGGCGCACGTTCGGCCGGCCGTGTCCAATCGGTCGCGCTTCGCCTGGTCTGCGACCGTGAGTCCGAGATCGAGCGCTTCATTTCGGAAGAATACTGGAACATCTCGGCGCTTCTGAAGACGCCACGTGGCGACGAGTTCGAGGCACGACTGGTTTCGGCCAACGGCAAACGGCTGCAGCCGCGGGCGATCGGCAACGGTGAGGATGCGGGCCGGTTGAAGGCTTTGCTCGACGGTGCAAGCTATGTCGTCGACACGGTCGAGGCCAAACCGGTCAAGCGCAATCCGGGACCGCCCTTTACTACCTCGACGCTGCAGCAGGCCGCCTCCTCCAATCTCGGCTTCTCCGCCTCGCGCACCATGCAGATCGCCCAGAAGCTTTATGAAGGCGTCGATATCGGCGGCGAAACCGTCGGTCTCATCACCTATATGCGAACCGACGGCGTGCAGATGGCGCCGGAGGCGATCGATGCTGCGCGCAGCGCCATCGTCGACCAGTTCGGCGACCGCTATCTGCCTGAGAAGGCACGCTTCTATTCCACCAAAGCCAAGAACGCCCAGGAGGCGCACGAGGCGATCCGTCCGACCGATTTCTACCGCTCGCCCGACCGCGTGCGCAAATTCCTCGATGCCGACCAGATCCGGCTCTACGACCTGATCTGGAAGCGCGGCATCGCCAGCCAGATGGCCTCGGCCGAAATCGAGCGCACCACGGCTGAAATTACCGCCGACAATAAGGGCGAGAAGGCCGGCCTGCGCGCCGTCGGTTCGGTCATCCGTTTCGACGGCTTCATCGCCGCCTATACCGATCAGAAGGAAGACGGCGAGCAGAGCGACGACGGCGACGAGGATGGCCGCCTGCCGGAGATCAACGCGCGCGAGACGCTCGCCAAGCAGAAGATCAATTCGACGCAGCATTTCACCGAACCGCCGCCGCGCTATTCGGAAGCCTCGCTGATCAAGAAAATGGAAGAGCTCGGCATCGGCCGTCCCTCCACCTATGCCGCGACGCTGGCCACACTGCGCGACCGCGACTATGTGACGATCGACAAGCGCAAGCTGATCCCGCAGGCCAAGGGCCGGCTGGTGACGGCTTTCCTCGAAAGCTTCTTCACCAAATATGTCGAATACGACTTCACCGCCGCTCTGGAGGAAAAGCTCGACCGGATTTCGGCCGGCGAGCTGAACTGGAAGCAGGTGCTGCGCGACTTCTGGAAGGATTTCTTCGCCCAGATCGAAGACACCAAGGAACTGCGCGTCACCAATGTGCTGGATTCGCTGAACGAGGCGCTGGCGCCGCTGGTCTTCCCGAAGCGGGAGGACGGCAGCGATCCCCGGATCTGTCAGGTTTGCGGCACCGGCAACCTGTCGCTGAAGCTCGGCAAATACGGCGCCTTCGTTGGCTGCTCGAACTATCCGGAATGCAATTATACCCGCCAGCTTTCCTCCGAAAACGGCGGCGAAGCGGAAGGTGTCGCTCTCAACGAGCCGAAGAACCTCGGCACCGATCCGACGACCGGCGAGGAACTGACGCTGCGTTCCGGCCGCTTCGGCCCCTATATCCAGCGCGGCGATGGCAAGGAGGCCAAGCGCGCTTCGCTGCCGAAGGGCTGGAAGCCCGAGGATATCGACTATGAAAAGGCGATGGCTTTGATTTCGCTGCCGCGCGATATCGGCAAACATCCGGAATCCGGCAAGATGATCTCGTCAGGCATCGGCCGCTACGGGCCGTTCCTTCTGCATGACGGTTCCTATGCCAATCTGGAAACCGTCGAGGACGTGTTCTCGGTCGGCCTCAACCGCGCCGTGACTGTCATTGCCGAAAAGGCGAACAAGGCGCCGGGCCGGGGTGCCCGCGGCACGCCGGCGGCGTTGAAGACGCTCGGCGATCATCCCGACGGCGGCGCCATCACCGTTCGCGACGGCAAGTACGGCCCTTACGTCAACTGGGGCAAGGTCAACGCCACCCTGCCGAAGGGCAAGGATCCGCAGGCGATCACCGTCGAGGAGGCGCTTGCGCTGATCACGGAGAAGGCCGGCAAGGCGCCTGCTGGAAAACCGGCCAAGGCGAAAGCCAAGCCGAAGGCGGCGGCCGCCGAAACGAAGACCACCAAGACGGCGGCCAAGCCGAAGACAACGAAGGCGAAAGCGCCCGCGAAATCGAAAAAGAGCTGA
- the rnr gene encoding ribonuclease R has protein sequence MSRIPRDRTNPAGKRPGKIGRAGKDAPAVEPLNIVHGALPSREVILRFIADHPQKASKRELAKAFGLKGDNRVELKHMLQELEQEGMLQKSRKSLIRPGALPPVTVLDITTRDKDGDLIGRPAEWPEDQGVAPAVAIRQQSPAGRQGKGKAPVAGLGDRILAKIFSAVDRGGPAYTARIIKVIDKRRGASMGVFRTAPGGGGRLLPIERRGEEMVIDPDFTGGAADGDLVEVEIARLGRFGLPRAKVLSVVGSVGSEKAISMIAIHAHGIPHVFPPAVMAEAEDAKPATMSHREDWRDVPLITIDPADAKDHDDAVYAELDPSPDNPGGVVVTVAIADVSWYVRPKSPLDREALKRGNSVYFPDRVVPMLPERISNDLCSLKEGVDRPALAVRMSFSGEGRKIGHTFHRIMMKSAAKLSYQQAQAAIDGQPDDRTGPMLEPILKPLWHAYEVMKRGRDRRQPLELDMPERKILLKPDGTVDRVVVPPRLDAHKLIEEMMIQANVSAAETLEKKRQPLIYRIHDGPTLAKQEILREFLATLGIPLAKGGNMRANNFNGILAKADGTPHQTMVNEMVLRSQSQAIYGPENIGHFGLNLMKYAHFTSPIRRYADLIVHRALVGSLGFGEGGITSEEEATLDDIAAEISTFERRAMAAERETVDRLIAHHLAGRVGEEFAGRVSGVTKSGLFVALPDYGADGFVPISTLGSDYFIYDEAHQALSGERTGLGYRLGDNVTVKLAEAIPLAGALRFEMISEGRQMPTAVRSFHKAGRRDKGQVRKKPGTRPPRGRR, from the coding sequence GTGAGCAGAATACCGCGCGACAGAACGAACCCTGCGGGCAAGCGTCCGGGCAAGATCGGCCGCGCCGGCAAGGATGCTCCCGCCGTCGAGCCGCTGAACATCGTGCACGGCGCCCTGCCGTCGCGCGAGGTGATCCTGCGCTTCATCGCCGATCATCCGCAGAAAGCCTCCAAACGCGAACTCGCCAAGGCTTTCGGCCTGAAGGGCGACAACCGCGTCGAGCTCAAGCATATGCTGCAGGAACTCGAGCAGGAAGGCATGCTGCAGAAGAGCCGCAAGTCGCTCATTCGTCCCGGCGCACTGCCGCCCGTCACCGTTCTCGATATCACTACGCGCGACAAGGACGGCGATCTGATCGGCCGGCCGGCGGAATGGCCTGAGGACCAGGGTGTCGCGCCTGCCGTCGCCATCCGCCAGCAATCGCCGGCGGGCCGCCAGGGCAAGGGCAAGGCACCCGTCGCCGGCCTCGGCGACCGGATCCTCGCAAAGATCTTCTCGGCCGTCGATCGCGGCGGGCCGGCCTATACGGCGCGGATCATCAAAGTAATCGACAAGCGCCGCGGCGCCTCGATGGGCGTTTTCCGCACCGCGCCCGGCGGCGGCGGCCGGCTGCTGCCGATCGAGCGGCGCGGCGAGGAGATGGTAATCGATCCAGACTTCACCGGCGGTGCCGCGGACGGCGATCTGGTCGAAGTCGAAATCGCCCGCCTCGGCCGTTTCGGCCTGCCGCGTGCCAAGGTGCTCTCCGTCGTCGGCTCTGTCGGCTCGGAAAAGGCGATCTCGATGATCGCCATCCATGCACACGGCATCCCGCATGTCTTCCCGCCTGCCGTCATGGCCGAGGCGGAAGATGCAAAACCGGCGACGATGTCGCATCGCGAGGATTGGCGCGACGTGCCGCTGATCACCATCGATCCGGCCGACGCCAAGGACCATGACGACGCCGTCTATGCCGAGCTCGACCCCTCGCCCGACAATCCCGGCGGCGTCGTCGTCACGGTGGCGATCGCCGACGTCTCCTGGTATGTCCGCCCCAAGTCGCCGCTCGACCGCGAGGCGCTGAAACGCGGCAACTCCGTCTATTTCCCGGATCGCGTCGTCCCGATGCTGCCGGAGCGCATCTCCAACGATCTCTGCTCGCTGAAGGAAGGCGTCGACCGCCCGGCGCTTGCCGTGCGCATGAGCTTCTCCGGCGAAGGCCGCAAGATCGGCCACACGTTTCATCGCATCATGATGAAGAGCGCGGCCAAACTCTCCTACCAGCAGGCGCAGGCAGCGATCGACGGTCAGCCGGACGATCGGACCGGGCCGATGCTCGAGCCGATCCTGAAGCCGCTCTGGCACGCCTATGAGGTGATGAAGCGCGGACGCGACCGGCGCCAGCCGCTGGAACTCGACATGCCGGAGCGCAAGATCCTGCTGAAACCCGACGGCACGGTCGACCGCGTCGTCGTGCCGCCGCGGCTCGATGCGCACAAGCTGATCGAAGAGATGATGATCCAGGCGAACGTCTCGGCCGCCGAGACGCTGGAAAAGAAACGCCAGCCGCTGATCTACCGCATCCATGACGGCCCGACGCTCGCCAAGCAGGAAATCCTGCGCGAGTTCCTGGCAACGCTCGGCATCCCGCTCGCCAAGGGCGGCAATATGCGCGCCAACAATTTCAACGGCATCCTGGCGAAGGCGGACGGCACGCCGCACCAGACCATGGTCAACGAGATGGTGTTGCGCTCGCAGAGCCAGGCAATCTACGGCCCGGAGAATATCGGCCATTTTGGCCTCAACCTGATGAAATACGCGCATTTCACCTCGCCGATCCGCCGTTACGCCGATCTCATCGTGCATCGCGCCCTCGTCGGCTCGCTCGGCTTCGGCGAAGGCGGCATCACCTCCGAGGAAGAAGCCACGCTCGACGATATCGCCGCCGAAATCTCGACCTTCGAGCGCCGGGCCATGGCAGCCGAGCGCGAGACGGTCGACCGGCTGATCGCCCATCACCTTGCCGGCCGAGTCGGCGAAGAATTTGCAGGACGGGTCTCGGGTGTGACGAAATCCGGGCTTTTTGTCGCCCTGCCGGACTATGGCGCCGATGGTTTCGTCCCCATATCAACGCTTGGCAGCGATTATTTCATCTATGACGAGGCGCATCAGGCGCTCTCGGGCGAACGGACAGGGCTCGGCTATCGCCTTGGCGACAATGTGACGGTGAAGCTCGCCGAGGCAATCCCGCTTGCCGGCGCGCTGCGTTTCGAGATGATCAGCGAAGGGCGCCAGATGCCGACGGCGGTGCGCTCCTTCCACAAAGCCGGCCGCCGCGACAAGGGTCAGGTCCGCAAGAAGCCGGGAACGAGGCCGCCGCGCGGGCGGCGCTGA